One part of the Actinomyces howellii genome encodes these proteins:
- a CDS encoding F0F1 ATP synthase subunit gamma, with the protein MAGNQRVYKQRIRSTQTLQKVFKAMELIASSRIGAARRHAQGAGPYDHALSQAVAAVGTYGHLDHPVTRERTDTSRVAVLIVTSDRGMAGAYSATILRESEKLLAQLVEEGKEPVIFTFGRRAAAYFAFRGRRVEYSWTGESDRPTDASIEAVAATLLEYFLSPVSAGGVAEVHVVFTRYVSMVSQVPEVRRMLPLTVVDVEGPGELVRDDIAADQLRAGLDTTAVQPVYEFEPDADAVLDALLIRYVRSRIRNALLQAAASELASRQQAMHTATDNAEDLITTYTRLANAARQSDITQEITEIVSGADALGSQ; encoded by the coding sequence GTGGCAGGCAACCAGCGCGTCTACAAGCAGCGCATCCGATCCACCCAGACCCTCCAGAAGGTCTTCAAGGCGATGGAGCTCATCGCCTCCTCCCGGATCGGTGCGGCGCGCCGCCACGCCCAGGGGGCGGGACCCTACGACCACGCCCTGAGCCAGGCGGTGGCCGCGGTGGGCACCTACGGCCACCTCGACCACCCGGTCACCCGCGAGCGCACCGACACCTCCCGCGTCGCGGTGCTCATCGTCACCTCGGACCGCGGCATGGCGGGTGCCTACTCGGCCACGATCCTGCGCGAGTCCGAGAAGCTCCTGGCCCAGCTCGTCGAGGAGGGCAAGGAGCCGGTCATCTTCACCTTCGGGCGCCGCGCGGCCGCGTACTTCGCCTTCCGGGGCCGGCGCGTGGAGTACTCCTGGACCGGGGAGTCCGACCGCCCCACCGACGCCTCCATCGAGGCCGTGGCGGCCACCCTCCTCGAGTACTTCCTCTCCCCGGTCTCCGCCGGCGGGGTGGCCGAGGTGCACGTCGTGTTCACCCGGTACGTCTCCATGGTCTCCCAGGTGCCCGAGGTCCGCAGGATGCTGCCGCTGACGGTCGTCGACGTCGAGGGACCCGGGGAGCTGGTCCGCGACGACATCGCGGCCGACCAGCTGCGTGCGGGCCTCGACACGACGGCCGTCCAGCCGGTCTACGAGTTCGAGCCCGACGCCGACGCGGTCCTCGACGCGCTGCTCATCCGCTACGTCCGCTCCAGGATCCGCAACGCCCTGCTCCAGGCCGCCGCCTCCGAGCTGGCCAGCCGGCAGCAGGCGATGCACACCGCCACCGACAACGCCGAGGACCTCATCACGACCTACACCCGCCTGGCCAACGCCGCGCGGCAGAGCGACATCACCCAGGAGATCACCGAGATCGTCTCGGGGGCCGACGCGCTGGGCTCGCAGTAG
- the atpA gene encoding F0F1 ATP synthase subunit alpha, whose amino-acid sequence MAELTIRPEDIRSALDEFVASYKPAQVAAEEVGHVVFAADGIAHVEGLPGVMANELLTFEDGTSGLAMNLDERQIGVVVLGDFAGIDEGQTVRRTGEVLSVPVGDGYLGRVVDPLGRPIDGLGEIPAEGRRALELQAPGVMARKSVHEPLQTGLKAIDSMIPIGRGQRQLIIGDRKTGKTAIALDTILNQKAAWETGDPDKQVRCIYVATGQKGSTIAAVRAVLEERGALEYTTIVASPASDPAGFKYLSPYTGSAIGQHWMYAGKHVLVVFDDLSKQAEAYRAVSLLLRRPPGREAYPGDVFYLHSRLLERCAKLSDELGAGSMTGLPIIETKANDVSAYIPTNVISITDGQIFLQSDLFNADQRPAVDVGISVSRVGGAAQIKAMKQVAGTLKITLAQYRSMQAFAMFASDLDATTRAQLTRGERLMELLKQPQFTPYPVQEQVAAVWTGTQGYLDDLEVSEVLPFEAALLDHLRRNTEVLTAIASTGTLTEDTEAALRSAVEAFRTTYLAGGRMLSGEVELAEEETTAERTHEQIVVTRG is encoded by the coding sequence ATGGCTGAGCTGACCATCAGGCCGGAGGACATCCGCTCCGCCCTGGACGAGTTCGTCGCGTCCTACAAGCCCGCACAGGTGGCCGCCGAGGAGGTCGGGCACGTCGTCTTCGCCGCTGACGGCATCGCCCACGTCGAGGGCCTGCCCGGTGTCATGGCCAACGAGCTGCTCACCTTCGAGGACGGCACCTCGGGCCTGGCGATGAACCTCGACGAGCGCCAGATCGGCGTCGTCGTCCTGGGCGACTTCGCGGGGATCGACGAGGGCCAGACGGTGCGCCGCACCGGGGAGGTCCTGTCGGTGCCCGTCGGCGACGGCTACCTCGGCAGGGTCGTCGACCCCCTGGGTCGTCCGATCGACGGCCTGGGCGAGATCCCCGCCGAGGGGCGTCGGGCCCTTGAGCTCCAGGCCCCCGGCGTCATGGCCCGCAAGTCCGTCCACGAGCCCCTCCAGACCGGGCTCAAGGCCATCGACTCGATGATCCCGATCGGGCGCGGCCAGCGCCAGCTCATCATCGGTGACCGCAAGACCGGCAAGACGGCCATCGCCCTCGACACGATCCTCAACCAGAAGGCGGCCTGGGAGACCGGCGACCCCGACAAGCAGGTCCGCTGCATCTACGTGGCCACCGGGCAGAAGGGCTCGACCATCGCCGCCGTGCGGGCGGTGCTCGAGGAGCGCGGCGCCCTGGAATACACGACGATCGTCGCCTCCCCGGCCTCCGACCCCGCGGGCTTCAAGTACCTGTCGCCCTACACCGGCTCGGCCATCGGACAGCACTGGATGTACGCGGGCAAGCACGTGCTCGTCGTCTTCGACGACCTGTCTAAGCAGGCCGAGGCCTACCGTGCCGTCTCCCTCCTCCTGCGCCGGCCCCCGGGGCGTGAGGCCTACCCCGGCGACGTCTTCTACCTCCACTCGCGCCTGCTCGAGCGCTGCGCCAAGCTCTCCGACGAGCTCGGTGCAGGATCGATGACCGGCCTGCCGATCATCGAGACGAAGGCCAACGACGTGTCGGCCTACATCCCCACCAACGTCATCTCGATCACCGACGGCCAGATCTTCCTCCAGTCGGACCTGTTCAACGCCGACCAGCGGCCCGCCGTCGACGTGGGCATCTCGGTGTCCCGTGTCGGTGGGGCCGCGCAGATCAAGGCGATGAAGCAGGTGGCGGGAACCCTCAAGATCACCCTCGCCCAGTACCGCTCGATGCAGGCCTTCGCGATGTTCGCCTCCGACCTGGACGCCACGACCCGCGCCCAGCTGACCCGAGGCGAGAGGCTCATGGAGCTGCTCAAGCAGCCCCAGTTCACGCCCTACCCCGTCCAGGAGCAGGTGGCCGCCGTGTGGACGGGCACGCAGGGCTACCTCGACGACCTCGAGGTCTCCGAGGTCCTGCCCTTCGAGGCCGCTCTCCTCGACCACCTGCGCCGCAACACCGAGGTCCTCACCGCCATCGCCTCGACCGGCACCCTGACCGAGGACACCGAGGCCGCCCTGCGCTCGGCGGTGGAGGCCTTCCGCACGACCTACCTGGCCGGCGGCAGGATGCTCTCGGGCGAGGTCGAGCTGGCCGAGGAGGAGACCACCGCCGAGCGCACCCACGAGCAGATCGTCGTCACGAGGGGCTGA
- the atpH gene encoding ATP synthase F1 subunit delta — MNTGSAASRAAAARAWEPVLDLAGPEGLDLGEQILAVAHQVAVGSLSAPLTDPGRPGQDKADLAHRLFHGRVDDRVVELLQALVRGRWSAPVDLISALHDLGIEAILTGARSAGTLEQVEQEIFGVSAALEHDRELRRALEPSRRSRGRDRVRLAQQVFGAHLTSSTMSLVVWCVRHRAEGGVPRNLRRVAELAARLQDRVVADVVSAVPLSDVQLGRLRALLVARLGTDVEINATLDPQVIGGLKVVVQDQVIDSTVRHRLEAVRSALAG; from the coding sequence GTGAACACGGGATCCGCCGCCAGCCGGGCGGCAGCCGCGCGGGCCTGGGAGCCCGTCCTCGACCTCGCGGGCCCCGAGGGACTCGATCTCGGTGAGCAGATCCTCGCCGTGGCCCACCAGGTCGCGGTCGGCTCGCTCAGCGCCCCGCTGACCGACCCCGGTCGTCCGGGCCAGGACAAGGCCGATCTCGCGCACCGCCTCTTCCACGGACGCGTCGACGACCGGGTCGTCGAGCTGCTCCAGGCGCTGGTCCGGGGGCGGTGGTCCGCCCCGGTCGACCTCATCTCGGCCCTTCACGACCTGGGCATCGAGGCCATCCTCACCGGTGCCCGCTCGGCGGGCACCCTCGAGCAGGTCGAGCAGGAGATCTTCGGGGTGAGCGCCGCGCTCGAGCACGACCGTGAGCTGCGCAGGGCGCTCGAGCCCTCGCGGCGCTCCCGCGGCCGGGACCGCGTGCGCCTCGCGCAGCAGGTCTTCGGCGCGCACCTGACCTCCTCGACGATGAGCCTGGTCGTGTGGTGCGTGAGGCACCGCGCTGAGGGCGGCGTCCCGCGCAACCTGCGTCGGGTCGCCGAGCTCGCCGCACGGCTCCAGGACCGTGTCGTGGCCGACGTCGTGTCGGCTGTCCCGCTGTCCGACGTCCAGCTCGGCCGGCTGCGCGCCCTGCTCGTGGCCCGTCTGGGCACGGACGTCGAGATCAACGCCACGCTCGACCCCCAGGTCATCGGCGGCCTCAAGGTCGTCGTCCAGGACCAGGTCATCGACTCCACGGTGCGCCACCGCCTCGAGGCGGTGCGCAGCGCCCTGGCGGGCTAG
- a CDS encoding F0F1 ATP synthase subunit B — protein MSVGAAVMPAASTPEGIFLFIPQLADLVWGTVCFVIIAVVLIKYALPRFNAVLDERTRRIEEGLALADKAKGDQKDAELKAARLVEDARLEAARIRENAQVEAKAIIAEARQAASGEASRAMEAAERQIRADKQAAQISLRSDVGLLASELAERIIGAQLADTELSARVIDRFLDELEQAPAEAVTVRSARGRG, from the coding sequence ATGTCCGTGGGCGCCGCGGTGATGCCCGCCGCCTCGACACCGGAGGGCATCTTCCTGTTCATCCCGCAGCTGGCCGACCTCGTGTGGGGGACGGTCTGCTTCGTCATCATCGCCGTCGTCCTCATCAAGTACGCCCTGCCGCGCTTCAACGCCGTGCTCGACGAGCGCACCCGGCGGATCGAGGAGGGCCTGGCCCTGGCCGACAAGGCCAAGGGCGACCAGAAGGACGCCGAGCTCAAGGCTGCCCGGCTCGTCGAGGACGCCCGTCTCGAGGCGGCCAGGATCCGCGAGAACGCGCAGGTCGAGGCCAAGGCGATCATCGCCGAGGCGCGCCAGGCCGCCTCGGGCGAGGCCTCCCGCGCCATGGAGGCCGCTGAGCGCCAGATCCGCGCCGACAAGCAGGCCGCGCAGATCTCCCTGCGCAGCGACGTCGGCCTCCTGGCCAGCGAGCTCGCCGAGCGGATCATCGGGGCCCAGCTCGCCGACACCGAGCTGTCGGCCCGGGTCATCGACCGCTTCCTCGACGAGCTCGAGCAGGCTCCTGCCGAGGCGGTCACGGTGAGGTCCGCCCGGGGGCGAGGGTGA
- the atpE gene encoding ATP synthase F0 subunit C yields the protein MTGNIATIGYGLATLGPAIGIGLLVAKTQEGTARQPEVAGALRTNMFIGAALIEALGLLGFAAGFAF from the coding sequence ATGACCGGCAACATCGCCACGATCGGATACGGCCTGGCCACCCTCGGTCCTGCGATCGGCATCGGCCTTCTCGTCGCCAAGACCCAGGAGGGAACCGCGCGCCAGCCCGAGGTCGCCGGCGCCCTGCGCACGAACATGTTCATCGGCGCCGCCCTCATCGAGGCCCTGGGCCTGCTCGGCTTCGCCGCCGGCTTCGCCTTCTGA
- the atpB gene encoding F0F1 ATP synthase subunit A yields MIASASLTARLSSLVPASSASSEGGFHPPSIDDFFPPAFALLGSPFEVNRVMMVRIIMTVVLVLVFGIGAARARIVPGRFQNALEMILDFVRTNIAEEILGPVHGRRFAPILTTIFLGVFFLNISGIIPGLQIASTGVVGMPLVFAVVAYAAFVYAGVRAHGPLRFVQGSLIPTGVPVFLYPLIIPIELLSTFVLRPLTLTIRLMANMISGHLLLVLCFVATNALFFYASAEFKAIGVVTLAAGLAFVLFEAFVAALQAYIFALLTAVYIDSSVHMH; encoded by the coding sequence GTGATCGCGAGCGCGTCCCTGACGGCACGCCTGTCGTCCCTCGTCCCGGCGTCGTCGGCGTCCTCCGAGGGCGGGTTCCACCCACCCTCCATCGACGACTTCTTCCCGCCGGCCTTCGCCCTCCTGGGCAGCCCCTTCGAGGTCAACCGCGTCATGATGGTCCGCATCATCATGACCGTGGTCCTCGTCCTCGTCTTCGGCATCGGAGCCGCCCGGGCCCGGATCGTCCCCGGCCGGTTCCAGAACGCCCTGGAGATGATCCTCGACTTCGTGCGTACCAACATCGCCGAGGAGATCCTGGGCCCTGTCCACGGCCGCCGCTTCGCACCGATCCTCACGACGATCTTCCTCGGGGTCTTCTTCCTCAACATCTCCGGGATCATCCCGGGTCTCCAGATCGCCTCGACCGGGGTGGTGGGCATGCCGCTGGTCTTCGCCGTCGTGGCCTACGCGGCCTTCGTCTACGCCGGCGTGCGGGCGCACGGCCCCCTGCGATTCGTCCAGGGCAGCCTCATCCCCACGGGGGTGCCGGTCTTCCTCTACCCGCTCATCATCCCCATCGAGCTGCTGTCGACCTTCGTCCTGCGCCCCCTGACCCTGACCATCCGACTCATGGCCAACATGATCTCCGGCCACCTCCTGCTCGTGCTGTGCTTCGTGGCCACCAACGCGCTGTTCTTCTACGCCTCCGCCGAGTTCAAGGCCATCGGCGTCGTCACGCTCGCTGCCGGACTGGCCTTCGTCCTGTTCGAGGCCTTCGTCGCCGCGCTCCAGGCCTATATCTTCGCCCTGCTCACCGCCGTCTACATCGACTCCTCGGTGCACATGCACTGA
- a CDS encoding MraY family glycosyltransferase, whose amino-acid sequence MKVYLMVLLVAAAVTYVSVPIVRHVALVSNALTPVRSRDVHTTPIPRLGGVAMFLGLATAICVASRVPYLSDVIDSSAWAVVLGAGLVCVLGVVDDLWELDWMTKLAGQALAAVVMAWQGVQLITFPVGGVTIGSSRLSLVTTVVVVLAAINAVNWIDGLDGLAAGVIGIGATAFFLYVYVLTRTTSPQSYTSLAATVMAALIGICLGFLPHNFHPATIFMGDSGSMQLGLVSAAGTIIVTGQIDPGSIGGSRAIPVFLPVLIPLAVLLLPLADMIQVIVRRVRAGHSPFHADRMHMHHRLLDAGNSHRRAVLVMYLWAAVAAFSMAAMAFFPLHYVLVGATTAVVAAVAATVDLMPGLRGWVTRSGARHAKGARR is encoded by the coding sequence GTGAAGGTCTATCTCATGGTCCTGCTCGTCGCAGCCGCCGTCACCTACGTCTCGGTGCCGATCGTGCGCCACGTCGCGCTCGTGTCCAACGCCCTGACCCCCGTCCGGTCCCGGGACGTCCACACCACCCCCATCCCCCGGCTGGGAGGGGTGGCCATGTTCCTGGGCCTGGCCACGGCGATCTGCGTCGCCTCCCGCGTGCCGTACCTGTCCGACGTCATCGACTCCTCCGCCTGGGCGGTCGTGCTGGGGGCCGGGCTCGTCTGCGTGCTCGGCGTCGTCGACGACCTGTGGGAGCTGGACTGGATGACCAAGCTCGCCGGTCAGGCCCTGGCCGCCGTCGTCATGGCCTGGCAGGGCGTCCAGCTCATCACCTTCCCGGTCGGAGGGGTCACGATCGGCTCGTCACGGCTGTCGCTGGTGACCACCGTCGTCGTCGTCCTGGCCGCCATCAACGCCGTCAACTGGATCGACGGGCTCGACGGCCTGGCCGCCGGCGTCATCGGCATCGGCGCCACCGCCTTCTTCCTCTACGTCTACGTCCTGACCCGCACCACCTCCCCGCAGTCCTACACCTCGCTGGCCGCCACGGTCATGGCCGCCCTCATCGGGATATGCCTGGGGTTCCTGCCCCACAACTTCCACCCGGCGACGATCTTCATGGGTGACTCGGGCTCGATGCAGCTGGGCCTGGTCTCGGCGGCGGGCACCATCATCGTCACCGGGCAGATCGACCCCGGGAGCATCGGCGGCTCCCGGGCGATCCCGGTCTTCCTGCCCGTGCTCATCCCCCTGGCCGTCCTCCTCCTGCCGCTGGCCGACATGATCCAGGTCATCGTGCGCCGGGTCAGGGCCGGGCACAGCCCCTTCCACGCTGACCGCATGCACATGCACCACCGGCTCCTCGACGCAGGCAACTCCCACCGTCGCGCCGTGCTCGTCATGTACCTGTGGGCCGCCGTCGCAGCCTTCTCGATGGCCGCGATGGCCTTCTTCCCCCTGCACTACGTCCTCGTGGGGGCGACGACGGCCGTCGTGGCGGCGGTCGCCGCCACGGTCGACCTCATGCCCGGGCTGCGGGGCTGGGTGACCCGCTCGGGCGCCCGACACGCCAAGGGAGCCCGTCGATGA
- a CDS encoding L-threonylcarbamoyladenylate synthase, which translates to MGVVTDQPHRLSPAPLPGAARGDEPDRAVAHVRDGGLLLLPTDTVYGIGTTAADGAAIARLLAAKGRGRQMPPPVLIASMEDLTGLVAQVPAAARDLADAFWPGGLTLVLPLAEGVDWDLGDTGGTVAVRVPDHPLARDLLSRTGPMAVTSANRTGMPPATDAHQAAAAFGRRAEPGGDILVLDGGPTPGPVPSTIVSLAGERDDAPRLLREGVVAAGALERVLGAPLPGAGPAGARPAEAAR; encoded by the coding sequence ATGGGGGTCGTGACCGACCAGCCCCATCGGCTCTCCCCAGCCCCCCTGCCCGGCGCCGCCCGCGGTGACGAGCCGGACCGCGCCGTCGCCCACGTCCGCGACGGCGGTCTCCTCCTGCTCCCCACCGACACCGTCTACGGCATCGGCACGACCGCCGCAGACGGCGCGGCCATCGCCCGGCTGCTGGCCGCCAAGGGGCGCGGCAGGCAGATGCCCCCGCCGGTGCTCATCGCCTCGATGGAGGACCTCACCGGGCTCGTCGCGCAGGTCCCCGCGGCAGCGCGCGACCTGGCCGACGCCTTCTGGCCCGGCGGCCTCACCCTCGTCCTGCCCCTGGCCGAGGGCGTGGACTGGGACCTGGGAGACACAGGTGGGACGGTGGCCGTGCGCGTGCCCGACCACCCCCTGGCTCGGGACCTGCTGAGCCGGACCGGGCCCATGGCCGTCACGAGCGCCAACCGCACCGGCATGCCTCCGGCCACCGACGCCCACCAGGCCGCCGCGGCCTTCGGGCGCCGCGCCGAGCCGGGGGGCGACATCCTCGTCCTCGACGGCGGGCCGACCCCCGGCCCGGTCCCCTCGACCATCGTGTCGCTGGCAGGCGAGCGCGACGACGCCCCCCGCCTCCTGCGCGAGGGGGTCGTGGCGGCCGGTGCGCTCGAGAGGGTCCTCGGCGCCCCCCTGCCCGGGGCGGGCCCGGCCGGTGCGCGCCCGGCGGAGGCGGCCCGGTGA
- a CDS encoding DUF11 domain-containing protein, giving the protein MDPRPRPGSLSLSVGPRRPDRRRRRRGPARTTLLLLAALACLSTVLVPVRAVAASSVDLIVQLNVPATAGAGSAFEATITITNRGAETATDVGLSLVMDAGTASIAATAGTATGGASPAEQLTVSGTSVTGTIPSLPPLGTVTVVVTGRYPVTSSAAFEAAATVGPADTEIDPSTNTVTQNTALDRSASVSVSKTQDLSTVASGQTRTYTVTYTNTGTTDITGLTVRDQYNLGTNATRIESSVSCAPSSTAPCPTWANGTTQSNTNTTFIYPFNNPVNLPAGTSLVLTVPGVLGVFRTVCFGVSGRLSAA; this is encoded by the coding sequence ATGGATCCCCGTCCTCGCCCAGGTTCCCTTTCCCTTTCCGTTGGTCCCCGCCGCCCCGACCGCCGTCGTCGGCGGCGGGGACCAGCACGGACGACCCTCCTGCTCCTGGCCGCCCTGGCCTGCCTGAGCACCGTTCTCGTGCCGGTGCGGGCGGTGGCGGCCAGCTCGGTCGACCTCATCGTCCAGCTCAACGTACCCGCCACCGCCGGGGCGGGGTCGGCCTTCGAGGCGACGATCACGATCACGAACCGGGGCGCCGAGACCGCCACCGACGTCGGCCTGTCCCTTGTCATGGACGCCGGGACGGCCTCGATCGCGGCCACCGCCGGCACGGCGACGGGAGGGGCGAGCCCGGCTGAGCAGCTGACCGTCTCGGGGACGAGTGTGACCGGCACTATCCCCAGCCTGCCTCCTCTGGGCACGGTCACGGTCGTCGTGACCGGCCGCTACCCGGTGACCTCCTCGGCGGCCTTCGAGGCCGCCGCGACGGTGGGGCCTGCGGACACGGAGATCGACCCCTCGACGAACACGGTCACCCAGAACACCGCTCTCGATCGGTCCGCCTCGGTGTCGGTGTCCAAGACCCAGGACCTGAGCACCGTCGCCTCCGGGCAGACCCGCACCTACACCGTCACCTACACCAACACCGGAACCACCGACATCACCGGGCTGACGGTCCGCGATCAATACAACCTTGGGACCAACGCGACCCGGATCGAGTCCTCGGTGTCCTGCGCCCCCTCCTCCACCGCCCCCTGCCCCACCTGGGCCAACGGCACCACCCAGTCAAACACCAACACCACATTCATCTACCCGTTCAACAACCCCGTCAACCTGCCCGCGGGCACCAGCCTCGTGCTCACCGTCCCTGGAGTGCTGGGTGTTTTTCGGACTGTGTGTTTCGGTGTGTCAGGCCGCTTGTCTGCGGCCTAG
- a CDS encoding DUF11 domain-containing protein: MSKTQDLSTVASGQTRTYTVTYTNTGTTDITGLTVRDQYNLGTNATRIESSVSCAPSSTAPCPTWANGTTQSNTNTTFIYPFNNPVNLPAGTSLVLTVPVTATLGCLPTGSTSSNNTAYAFPPTGIQLNPANPSARVTGTLTTTVCPTASVSVSKTQDLSTVASGQTRTYTVTYTNTGTTDITGLTVRDQYNLGTNATRIESSVSCAPSSTAPCPTWANGTTQSNTNTTFIYPFNNPVNLPAGTSLVLTVPVTATLGCLPTGSTSSNNTAYAFPPTGIQLNPANPSARVTGTLTTTVCPTASVSVSKTQDLSTVASGQTRTYTVTYTNTGTTDITGLTVRDQYNLGTNATRIESSVSCAPSSTAPCPTWANGTTQSNTNTTFIYPFNNPVNLPAGTSLVLTVPVTATLGCLPTGSTSSNNTAYAFPPTGIQLNPANPSARVTGTLTTTVCPTASVSVSKTQDLSTVASGQTRTYTVTYTNTGTTDITGLTVRDQYNLGTNATRIESSVSCAPSSTAPCPTWANGTTQSNTNTTFIYPFNNPVNLPAGTSLVLTVPVTATLGCLPTGSTSSNNTAYAFPPTGIQLNPANPSARVTGTLRTTDITTVTRVSTSSPEPGEELTVSSEISNGCGATTNVPVTITLPKAGFTVPDGATPVCTASGGATCPTDLVYDPTSHTVTGTVTSVPSGGSVVISLTGRAGVIQSFGSSQLVTTSAPDPWDLTPSTNTSSTTYAYRNTRTDVTVIHRVEGLPATGAPEEMTFTGTLTCQASGTHSVSVTIPVGSTEARTTVPATVWLKDSCSISVEHPEAPAGLSWVSGTPAILTEDTGGG; encoded by the coding sequence GTGTCCAAGACCCAGGACCTGAGCACCGTCGCCTCCGGGCAGACCCGCACCTACACCGTCACCTACACCAACACCGGAACCACCGACATCACCGGGCTGACGGTCCGCGATCAATACAACCTTGGGACCAACGCGACCCGGATCGAGTCCTCGGTGTCCTGCGCCCCCTCCTCCACCGCCCCCTGCCCCACCTGGGCCAACGGCACCACCCAGTCAAACACCAACACCACATTCATCTACCCGTTCAACAACCCCGTCAACCTGCCCGCGGGCACCAGCCTCGTGCTCACCGTCCCCGTCACCGCCACCCTCGGCTGCCTGCCCACCGGCTCCACCTCCAGCAACAACACCGCCTACGCGTTTCCACCCACCGGAATCCAGCTCAACCCCGCCAACCCCTCAGCCCGAGTCACCGGCACCCTGACCACAACCGTCTGCCCCACCGCCTCGGTGTCGGTGTCCAAGACCCAGGACCTGAGCACCGTCGCCTCCGGGCAGACCCGCACCTACACCGTCACCTACACCAACACCGGAACCACCGACATCACCGGGCTGACGGTCCGCGATCAATACAACCTTGGGACCAACGCGACCCGGATCGAGTCCTCGGTGTCCTGCGCCCCCTCCTCCACCGCCCCCTGCCCCACCTGGGCCAACGGCACCACCCAGTCAAACACCAACACCACATTCATCTACCCGTTCAACAACCCCGTCAACCTGCCCGCGGGCACCAGCCTCGTGCTCACCGTCCCCGTCACCGCCACCCTCGGCTGCCTGCCCACCGGCTCCACCTCCAGCAACAACACCGCCTACGCGTTTCCACCCACCGGAATCCAGCTCAACCCCGCCAACCCCTCAGCCCGAGTCACCGGCACCCTGACCACAACCGTCTGCCCCACCGCCTCGGTGTCGGTGTCCAAGACCCAGGACCTGAGCACCGTCGCCTCCGGGCAGACCCGCACCTACACCGTCACCTACACCAACACCGGAACCACCGACATCACCGGGCTGACGGTCCGCGATCAATACAACCTTGGGACCAACGCGACCCGGATCGAGTCCTCGGTGTCCTGCGCCCCCTCCTCCACCGCCCCCTGCCCCACCTGGGCCAACGGCACCACCCAGTCAAACACCAACACCACATTCATCTACCCGTTCAACAACCCCGTCAACCTGCCCGCGGGCACCAGCCTCGTGCTCACCGTCCCCGTCACCGCCACCCTCGGCTGCCTGCCCACCGGCTCCACCTCCAGCAACAACACCGCCTACGCGTTTCCACCCACCGGAATCCAGCTCAACCCCGCCAACCCCTCAGCCCGAGTCACCGGCACCCTGACCACAACCGTCTGCCCCACCGCCTCGGTGTCGGTGTCCAAGACCCAGGACCTGAGCACCGTCGCCTCCGGGCAGACCCGCACCTACACCGTCACCTACACCAACACCGGAACCACCGACATCACCGGGCTGACGGTCCGCGATCAATACAACCTTGGGACCAACGCGACCCGGATCGAGTCCTCGGTGTCCTGCGCCCCCTCCTCCACCGCCCCCTGCCCCACCTGGGCCAACGGCACCACCCAGTCAAACACCAACACCACATTCATCTACCCGTTCAACAACCCCGTCAACCTGCCCGCGGGCACCAGCCTCGTGCTCACCGTCCCCGTCACCGCCACCCTCGGCTGCCTGCCCACCGGCTCCACCTCCAGCAACAACACCGCCTACGCGTTTCCACCCACCGGAATCCAGCTCAACCCCGCCAACCCCTCAGCCCGAGTCACCGGCACCCTGCGCACGACGGACATCACGACCGTGACTCGGGTGTCAACGAGCTCGCCTGAGCCGGGCGAGGAGCTGACCGTGTCCTCGGAGATCTCCAACGGATGTGGTGCGACGACCAACGTCCCGGTCACGATCACCCTTCCCAAGGCCGGCTTCACCGTCCCCGACGGGGCCACCCCGGTGTGCACGGCCTCCGGGGGCGCGACCTGCCCGACGGACCTCGTCTACGACCCCACGAGCCACACGGTGACCGGGACGGTGACCTCCGTGCCCTCCGGCGGCTCGGTCGTCATCTCCCTGACGGGCCGGGCGGGGGTCATCCAGTCCTTCGGCTCCTCGCAGCTCGTGACGACGAGCGCCCCGGACCCCTGGGACCTCACGCCCTCGACGAACACGTCCTCGACGACCTACGCCTATCGCAACACCCGCACCGACGTCACGGTGATCCACCGGGTCGAGGGCCTTCCCGCCACCGGGGCGCCCGAGGAGATGACCTTCACCGGGACCCTCACCTGCCAGGCCTCGGGCACCCACTCGGTGTCGGTCACCATCCCCGTCGGCTCGACCGAGGCCCGCACGACCGTGCCCGCCACCGTGTGGCTCAAGGACAGCTGCTCGATCAGCGTCGAGCACCCCGAGGCGCCGGCGGGCCTGTCCTGGGTATCGGGTACCCCGGCGATCCTGACCGAGGACACCGGGGGGGGGTGA
- a CDS encoding LPXTG cell wall anchor domain-containing protein codes for MSGPVERSYTWVLTDQPAGFPVVPPLPLTGGTAADTLTVVGTGLVFLSLVLAALRRRAPRTRR; via the coding sequence GTGAGCGGCCCGGTGGAGCGGAGCTACACCTGGGTGCTCACCGACCAGCCGGCGGGCTTCCCCGTCGTCCCGCCCCTGCCCCTGACCGGGGGGACCGCGGCGGACACCCTCACCGTCGTGGGGACGGGCCTGGTCTTCCTCTCCCTCGTCCTGGCGGCGCTGCGCCGCCGCGCCCCCCGGACCCGACGCTGA